In Desulfuromonadales bacterium, the following proteins share a genomic window:
- a CDS encoding rhodanese-like domain-containing protein, whose translation MSFLDYFKPVSVWPADQVLDFLEKHVPEEYNLVDVRNPSEYEEKHLPGAKLIPVDELQERLGELDPNKLTITCCTAGVRSRAAAVVLQNAGFREVHNMAGGLRAWEGLTAEGSPEPELAFFTAMRTPEKQVAMAWYLEEGTRSFYQEVAAMLQDREAASLFRELVVAEEHHKATLVAVYEGLAGKPAGTDFPRGVLPAEPPGQLMEGGISVPKALSWIRGRQIRDILELAISVETNAYDRYLILRRELENEHSRRVFEVLSDEERRHLTKLTRLLDHFI comes from the coding sequence TCAGGTGCTGGACTTTCTCGAAAAGCATGTTCCGGAGGAATACAACCTGGTGGATGTACGCAACCCTTCGGAATATGAAGAAAAGCATCTGCCCGGGGCCAAGCTGATCCCGGTCGATGAGCTGCAGGAAAGGCTCGGTGAGCTCGACCCGAACAAACTTACCATCACCTGCTGCACTGCCGGGGTGCGCAGTCGGGCCGCCGCCGTGGTGCTGCAGAACGCCGGGTTCCGCGAGGTGCACAACATGGCCGGTGGGCTCCGGGCCTGGGAAGGGCTGACGGCCGAGGGGTCGCCGGAACCGGAGCTGGCGTTCTTCACCGCGATGCGGACCCCCGAAAAACAGGTGGCCATGGCCTGGTATCTCGAGGAGGGAACCCGCTCCTTCTATCAGGAGGTTGCGGCGATGCTGCAGGACCGCGAGGCGGCAAGTCTCTTCCGGGAACTGGTGGTGGCCGAGGAACATCACAAGGCGACGCTCGTCGCGGTCTACGAAGGGCTGGCGGGAAAGCCGGCCGGTACCGATTTCCCCCGCGGCGTGCTCCCTGCCGAGCCGCCCGGACAGCTCATGGAGGGGGGCATCAGCGTGCCGAAGGCGCTCAGCTGGATCCGCGGGAGGCAGATTCGCGACATTCTGGAGCTGGCCATCTCGGTCGAAACCAACGCTTACGACCGTTATCTCATTCTGCGGCGGGAACTGGAAAACGAACATTCACGGCGGGTATTCGAGGTTCTCTCCGACGAGGAACGCCGCCACCTGACCAAGCTCACCCGGTTGCTGGACCATTTTATCTAG